A DNA window from Pseudodesulfovibrio thermohalotolerans contains the following coding sequences:
- a CDS encoding DUF1385 domain-containing protein, giving the protein MAAPQSVGGQAVIEGVMMRAQDKLAIAIRKADGEIVTDVRPWYTMVKHPLLKKPFLRGFPILIETMVNGIKALNYSAVQAADDGEEEGGELTTWHLVLTMVLALGAALGLFVVLPHFLSVGMEMLGLGGDVDSLSFHAWDGLIKMIVFVGYILAISYIPDIHRVFQYHGAEHKVIWTWEEGKALSPASSRFYSRLHPRCGTAFLLFVLAVSIMLYAVLVPWLLTFYSPEHFIVKHLYIVGMKLILMIPVSCVAYEMIKFAGKYSKNGLCKLMCWPGLMMQMLTTKEPDDSQLEVAIAALRCAVNAEEC; this is encoded by the coding sequence ATGGCCGCTCCCCAATCCGTGGGCGGTCAGGCTGTGATCGAAGGCGTCATGATGCGCGCCCAGGACAAACTTGCCATTGCCATCCGCAAGGCGGACGGCGAAATCGTCACCGATGTCCGGCCGTGGTATACCATGGTCAAGCATCCCTTGCTCAAGAAACCCTTCCTGCGCGGCTTTCCCATCCTCATCGAGACCATGGTTAACGGCATCAAGGCCCTTAACTATTCCGCCGTGCAAGCGGCCGATGACGGCGAGGAGGAAGGCGGCGAACTGACCACCTGGCATCTGGTGCTGACCATGGTGCTGGCCCTGGGCGCCGCCCTCGGACTGTTCGTGGTGCTTCCGCATTTCCTGTCCGTGGGCATGGAGATGCTCGGCCTGGGCGGCGATGTGGATTCCCTGAGTTTCCACGCCTGGGACGGGCTGATAAAGATGATCGTCTTCGTCGGCTATATCCTGGCCATTTCCTATATCCCGGACATCCACCGGGTTTTTCAGTATCATGGGGCCGAGCACAAGGTCATTTGGACCTGGGAAGAGGGCAAGGCACTCTCTCCGGCGTCCAGCCGTTTTTATAGCCGTCTGCATCCGCGCTGCGGCACCGCTTTCCTGTTGTTTGTCCTGGCGGTGTCCATCATGCTTTATGCCGTGTTGGTGCCGTGGCTTCTGACGTTCTATTCTCCGGAACATTTTATCGTCAAACATCTGTACATCGTCGGCATGAAGCTCATTCTTATGATTCCGGTCAGTTGCGTGGCCTACGAGATGATCAAGTTCGCCGGCAAATACAGCAAGAACGGTCTGTGCAAACTGATGTGCTGGCCCGGGCTGATGATGCAGATGCTGACCACCAAGGAACCCGACGACAGCCAGCTTGAGGTGGCTATTGCCGCCCTGCGTTGTGCCGTCAATGCCGAGGAGTGCTGA